Genomic DNA from Setaria italica strain Yugu1 chromosome V, Setaria_italica_v2.0, whole genome shotgun sequence:
GTCCATTAATTAGTGAACCAACATTATCCAGAATTTTGGAGCAAAACGATATAAAAAACTATATTTCTAATTTCAAGCAGCTCGAGTATATGCATATATTCTTCAACAATCAGTTTTTTCTGATTAATGGTCAGTTTTTCGGTGCATTAACTCTCGATATAAAAGGAGAAAGGATTGTGAGTGCATACCCAGTGCTACCATGGATTACGGTGCTGCTATACCGTGCCATCAAACATGGTAGCTCTTAAACTAGTGCATGAAAGATTTATCTAAAATATATGGGTGGATCGAGAAAGTATATATTATCATGCAAAATTTGATGTTGaataaaaaataatgcaaaGAGAAATAAGAGAAAATTTGAATAGCTGCACATAAAAAGGAGAAACATGGCAGATCGAGTTTGGAACAATGttatctctctttctttctcttttttttttaccattttcacaactttttAAAGTATGGAAACACGGAGCGCATAAAGGTTGGGAGCACCATATTTGTTCTTCGACGAGGACGGCACATCTCTATCTTACATGAGTTTTTTTATATGCCCGAAGAGCCTAACTATCTGAATAATGACGTCataaatcaaggaaaactatATGTAGGCAATGTAGGAGTCAGCGGGGCTGTCATCGTGGTATCTTATGGCAGGCCAGCATTATTAGATCGATGACATGACTACTGAACTTGTCATGCATGTAAAGACGTCGAAAAAATTATAATGTTGGAAAAATTTAAAGTGTAGAAACGGGTGGCTACTAGCAGCGCTAGAGCCTGGGAATAAACCTGAGCTGATGTGGTGCTatgcatattttatttgtatGTAGAAGAATAAATATTTTGAGAAGAATCACGCGGCCGCCAATGAATGGAAATTAATTAAGGAAAATAAACTAATAAGGTTGCCCAGCTATATATGAACCCCTCTGTGTTCTCCATTTGTCTTAAGCACACACACGTAGAACACCCGTTCCGTGACTAACACAAGCTTATTACACAGCAGCCTATGTGTACATCACTCCACTGTCAAATTAATATGTGTGCTACGCATGAACAAGACAGGCGAGGAGGCAAAGCTATAGTATTTACCACGCACACAGTGGAATTGATGCATCGAGAAAGTTGCGGCTAAGCTAGCTGCATGATGATGAAGGTCGGAGCTCTGAAGCATATGGGAGTCTGACAGCAGGTCAGCAGCCTTAGACGCCTGCTGCTAGCTGGAAGCATAGCATAGGAGACTCAGCTCCAACGGTTTGGCGTGAAGGTGACAGAAGAGAGTGAGCACACGTGGTCGCTTCCCTGCATGTATTTCTCGTGCTTGGAGCTACGCGTGCTCACTTCTCTTCCTGTCACCTCCCCTCTTTATCTCTCTCCATAAGCCGTATCCACTTACCTCTAAACCTTTTTAACTTTAACTATGCAAAAGATTTATAAAGATTGGTAGCATAAAAATAATAGTAGTAGATTCAACATGAAACCGGTTTTCATAATATGTAACtttttatatttaaaataatttatttttataggtaTTATTGGTTAAAGTAGCTAGTATTTTAGATATTGTGTTCATATCCTAAAATGTTTAGGTTTGTGGATAGACGGAGTAATTATGTTTTTCTAGCTAGCTCAACTGATTAGGGTGGAAGATACGGTAGTGCACTCTAACCATCCAGGTTCGAGTCCCTCTAGCTTAAATTTGGAtacctatttcttcttcttaataacTTAATGAGAAGTTACTCATCTCCTCCTAGGTTGATCTAACTTTTGTAATTATGTTTCCTTGCCTCTTGTTTGAGTATAAGCCTTTTCTTTTGGGCACGTTTATTGATATAACCTTAAGTTACCTATGTGAAGTTTTTATATATAGGCATGCACCTACGATTGTTCATCTTTCACCATTATTTGGTTAGACCTCCATATTTTGCCAGTTGCTGCACGCACTAAGCACACCGCTGATTTATAGATATACAACTGGCTTACAAATAGTTTTGGTCGAAATTTCAGATTCACGGCATGTCACCGCTATTCCAACTTGTTATAGGTAAAGTTAAGTTGGTTCACATTTTGAAGTTTGAAATTTATTAGTTGGAATCCTTGGCTGTAAAAGCTGAAAGTTCCGGTCAGCAGCCAAGAATTGAAACGGTGTGGTTAATGGGGTGTGTGTTGGGGGTGTCGTACATACGTAGTGGTGGTAATAGATCATGGCTCTAATgtctccttcacaatccaacttagccctatctatttttagttcaaaatcatataaattTATGGCTCAGTCTTTATTgagcccgatccttaaatttacTAGGCAAAATTAGAGGGCCCTTTACCACCTctatacatacatctatgggcccaccaaaaggtttggacagacccaTACACAgagctgtacaccgagacgtatcaGACATGGGGACTATGGTGCATGCTGGCATAatctacgtggaggacaggaactagtcgaggacttGGAGACTACTCGTAgcagttagagtagaactctctggtcgaatccgactagtactcttgtaaaataaCCGGCCTGCAACCCTGCTCCTCCGAtatataaggacgggcagggaccccctccaaacgaATTCGGTTGAATACAAAAGAACAAGacacaggacgtagagtattacgcgatctagcggtctgaacatgtctaaatcgcgtgccaACGTACACCATTGAGTTCCTGATTTTGGTAACACCCACCAACtaaaactctaccttgggtactccccttggtaggttgctgggtttaaacaccaacagctggcgcgccaggtaggggaagtcgttGAGATTTCCCTTGTGAGTTCGCtagcacaagtcatcatcaaacctGCAGTCGTGTTCGAAGCAAgcgcgacgttcatcttcggctcctgggccTGCGTGCGACGATGCTGAAGGCTTCCACCACCACATGGAGGCCCCGGAGGAGAAGTTTTAcaacatcaaccttcatcgccaagctttggaggaatTCGTTGAGagattcaacaaaattttttaCCTCTTCCAAGGATCAAGAAGCAAGTCCAAGTACTACTCGGGCTCTACATCTACTCGGATCGGTTCTCATGAGTCGGCATTCCAGCCATCGTGCAAATCGATTCAAACTCCAAGTCAATTCCCGTTCGGATTCCGTAACGCGGCTGCCACCTATCAAGCAGGCCTGTCTAGATTGCAATCCAACCCGGGTGCGATCAAGGACCCGACTACAATCACTACTCGGATTTTGATGAGGAGACGccattatcaggtccgcagcaggacCTGGTGATCACTTTTTccccccaaggcagattcatctactgccCTGGCATGAGGCCACCCGCTCTTGCCCAGGACAACAAGTCACGCTTCATCGCCCACATCGACGTTCTCCCATACCAAGAAGTGACGCCCTTATCCCCTATCCATGAAGGCAATGGCTCtacagaagtcatcacctcaagtTCTGGAAGCCACTCGCCAGACAGTGAACTCTTCACCCTCGTCACAGGGCAAGATATGGAGAACAGCGATTCACTGGAGAGGAATCCTCGACAcgagcgtcacccagatgacgtctcgtaggatgaactcaccgccaACATCGTCGGGGAGGAGACCGAAACTCAGAGAACCCGGCGACGAGCAAGGAATACAACGAGAGCAGACCGTCACCACTGGCTTGCAGAGGGGCTCCCGATCATGAATTTGGAcaacgcctttgaagcagtcCAAACGCGGCAACACCGTACGCCTTTCGCCACCATTGCTTCTATCGACCTTATTACCCATGCCATGCCACATAACAGATATACTAGGCAGTTGGCAGCGCTGGCGGAACGCGCCTACGAACAACTCGACAGGTAGAATCCAATAGCATTGGTATCACATACTCCATCCCagcgaagtcaacatggcagtagccatagaggCTCTTCAGCTCGACAATCCGGAGGCGCCAGACAAAACAGGGATGTACCCGAGGGTAGTCGGACACCTTCTGTGGGAGGTCGCCGCCACCACAGAGCCGATCCTGAGCTCGCGCATCCCACAGGAGATCTTCGAGAGGTAATAAACAACAACCGCGATGCTCGTAACATATTGAAGGACGGCATCGTGAGCGCGAACTCGAAGTCGACTACAGGGGCAACGACAACGATAGCTTCCCGGCTTCTACAAGTCGGATCAGGAAGACTATTTTAcctgagaaattcaaacctctggGCATCTCCaaatacgatggcaagcaggacccagttcaATAGCTTCGATGCTACTCATTATCAGTTCAAGCTGCAGGAGGGAacgatgacacaaaagtcatctatttccccatatgcatggaatcaACACCGCTCACTTGGCTCGAGTCATTGAAGTCAAATTTGATTGACTCATGGCAAGACCTTAAGAGGGCGTTTACCAACAACTACGCGGGAGCAATGCAGCGTCTAGGTAACAGAATTGACTTGGCAAAAATCAAGCAACAGCAAGACAAGACCCTGTGAAGCTACTTGAGTCGTTTCTTCGATAAGAAGGTCAACATTGTAGATATCAAAGAGCAAGATGTGATCAACTGTTCCAACAAACTCCATTAGAAgcaaaggaagaagaggagaagaagagaggacaaagaagaaaaagatgaagaaaGGGTGtagatggaggaagaagaagcaagtCTCCCTTACTTTTGATCTTGCCTCCACCATTCAACTTTTGATCTTGCCTCTGCCATTGAATGCAAGTGGATGTCCAAGAGCATTGGGTAGTTAATTAGTTCATTCAGATGATGAGATTCAAGTGTACGCACCCAAcgactaaaaaaataaaacttgcatcCTTTCCTTACCTACGTTGTATATACCGAAATATTGTAGCTAGCTTCGTTAGTGCATAATTCAAATGTGGAATTTCTCAATCGAATTTGAACTAATTGTTAAAGAGTATAATTCCATCTACTACTCTCCAATATAAGATCTACATTCTTAGtctttttatttcatttttctatttgttacATAAATTGTCCAGAAAGAATTCAGAGCGCTGCTTACTTTAAGCTAAAATTGTGCTTACAGGCCACCAGTTTACGGGCTTGGGTGGTAGCCTATTCTGTTAAATTGGGCTGGGCCTAACACCAAAGCTATGTTGGGTACTTGGGTGCTACTGTTGGGCTAGTAGCTTTCTTTGATCTAGACTTTATTTCCTTCCTCGGGCCACCATCATCATGGGGAATATGTATAGTTGTGTGCCTGAATTTGTATCCATCAGTTTCGGTAAGATTTGAGCTTTCATAATGTTGTTATAATTTGATTATAGAACAATGAGAGGGCGATTAATTAGTTTGAATCTGAAAAGTAAAATCTGTTTTTCCTCTCGAACCATGAAGCTTTTTCACTACCTTCCATATGGCAGTCCTTTTGGGCCACACCGGTGCCATCAGTACATTCCCAGTGGATGTTTTAAATTAGTGGATAGATACAAATCACCACCGATAAATTGGAAAATACACTCGaaattagaaagaaaaaaaagagcgGCACCagacagggaaaaaaaaagagtagctCGAAACAAAGCTAGCGGATCGTGACTCGAAATTAGAAGCATCCCAAACCCAGCCATTCCGCACAAAGCGAAAGGTAGGCCAAGTAAAAGAGGCTGAATTGCAGCACGCTTTCAATTGAAACAGCATCATCTTCTTGCATTGTGTGCCTAGAGAAGAACGCTGGCATGACAGTGACATGCCGGATTGCCGTGCCTGCGCTCGCTTTTCCTCGCTTTCAGTGGCGCCGCGCGCAGAAGCAGAGAGATCAGCCTCGAGAGCAACGACGGCGGCCATGGGGTGGGTCACATGCTGACGGCCACGAAAGACGCGCGCGTATACCCGGCGAACGACGACGAGGGAatgaagaaagggagaggaatACGGCCAGGAAAGACGCGCTCGTCGCGGTGGAGCcgtggccgcttgtcgccagCTCATCTTTACACAACTGCACTTGCCCATCACTCCACTCGTCGGAGGAGGCCATGACAACTTGACAAGAGCCAGTTCGGTGGCCGCTGCAGCGTATGCTACCAGTAATCCAGGTCTGACCCTTGTCTTGTGGCCTGAATACCGCGGCCGTTACCAGAAAACCAGGGGTGCATCGACTCAACTGCTTAAGCAAAtaattagggcctgtttggatacaccctcataaactttaggacactcataaagtttaggagctagaaactggtagtcctaaaatttatgagtgggctgtttggatggaatcataatctttaggatgttagaggggaaatgacttttgtacccctaattactccatCCCTGCTccgtttctagcgccgtggagagagaagggaggggcaAGAGGGGTAAATGATGGgctggggaccacttttaggagaaaaatgatccattatgatggtttggtcctcctaatgaaaaaAGCATtcctaaacattatgaatgcacttttatgacatatgtttggatgcacaagtcctaaaagtggactaaaagtgaagtcctaaagattatgagtatgtatccaaacaggcccttaatttGATTTTCATTAGTAGCAGTCATAGcccaggagagagagagagagttgtgcCGCACAAACGTAGTGCAGAGAGCATGCCTAGCATAGCTTTGTATACATTATGTGGGCTCAAAGAAAAGCGAGAAAAGGCTACGACGAACGACCTGGACCGGCAGCAACCAGCCACAGCCCACAGAACCACGGTGGTCAAAACCGTGGAAAAAAGATGTCCCGTTTCCAAATGGGATTTCAACCAGTGCTGTGATCGCAGTTGCTGGGGGCAACAACACTATCCTCTATGTGCTCCGGTCTATTTGCCTGACATACTACTTGTCACTGACACCCGAGATGCCCGTACGACATTTGGCATCTAAGATTCCAGACTGCCGGTGGAAACAAGATAACACTAAACAGCCATGTTATGACAAAGACAGTGATCAACTAATCGTCAATTTGCCATGTCAGACAAGATGGGTACACGGTTTTGTGGCCCACAGTATTGTATCACACTTTGTTAGACATTAGCAGCACGATTGACACTCATATCTGCAAACTATTACACCTCATTTGTCCTACctccaaaaacaccaaaacTTTTTGCAAAAGCAAGCCATTTTTCGTGGAAACATCGTGATAATTCCACGTCATGCAGCCACCTACCACCTGTGCCTACCAATCTCCGCGTCCTAGCAGCACTATACATAAAGGCAGTCAGTATGTGTGCGACCCAGCAAAATTGCATTACACCCAAGGCCAAGTTCAACCCGAATACTCAATTGCAGAGAGATACTGATTTgaggaggaaaaaagaaaacgagAAGGGATCAAGAGACACTGACCTCTGCTTTTCGTGTGGGGCTCTTCTCCCTGATGCTTTCTTCTCCACGCCCATCTTCCGTCCATGCACCAAGGAATCAAATCTTAATCAAATTCCTTTCATTTCCCTCGCACCAATtcctctccatttttttttgtttctctttctTTGACCAAAATCGGTGAACGAGTTGACATATGTACCCATagggccggcgccgcctcctcaaCCTCCGCAAGGGCTCTGTTTCGGCGCCCCCTCCTGGCCATGGGGAATCGGGGAGCAGGGCCAGAGCTCGCCCAGCGCGTCGTGGACTGACGCCATGGTGGAGGGGGGCGACGGAGGACAAGCCGGGCTGAGGTTCCTCCTCCAGTTCGATCCGGGAAGGCCGGGCTTCGATCGCACCCTGCTCGGCGTCTCGCTCTCCGCGCTGCTCAGCCGCCTTCTCGGATGGAGCAAGGACGGCGGTGGCCAGGGGAGACTGTCCGTGGCGATCGCGGGGGAggaaggtggtggcggcggcggcggctccgggaACGCCGCCATGTCCGCCGCCGCGCTTGCCGCGGCGGTTTCTTTTTGTCTCGCGGCGATGTACGCGTCTGACCAGCGGCCTCGCcgcgcaccgccgctgccgcggcagcgACGGCGCCTACCGGCGCCGGATTCAGGTGGCGATTCAAGTGCTCCCTTTGCTTCGTTCGCGTCTCGATTCGATGGtgattctgaatttttttttgtggaTTTTTGTTGCAGCTGCTAGGCTTCGTGCTCTGCCAGCGCCCGACGATGGGCTCAGGATTCTGTCGTCAAACGTGAGTTCTCAACCCAACGACTTTCCGTTTCTTGATCATGCCAGCTCCGCACAGGCCTTTTGGAGTCGACTCATAACTGATCCTCCCATTTCCGTGTGGAAAGGATGAATCTTTGGAAAACGTGATTCACGGCGCGTccatcggcgccggagacgaCGAGCCGGATATTGTCGCGCGAGTGCAGATGGATACTACGACGGCCGAAATCGTCGGAGCAAATGCCGACGACGAAACAAAGCAAGACCCATCGGAGCAAGAAGAGCGGCAGGAGCTCGAGCGGCAAGAGCACGAGCGGCTCAGGGAGCTGTGGCTGTCGCTGCTGGAGCGGGAGCAGAGGCTGGAGCTCCGGCTGCAGGAGCTCGAGGGCCTCAGGGCGCAGGTGGCCACCCTGCGGGAGCTCGAGGgacgcgtcgccgccgccaccgtggagGAGCGGCGCCTGCAGCTCAAGGTCTCCACGCTGCAGGATGAGAACGGGAGGCTCAGAGCACAGGTGGAGGAGCTCGACACCGCCCGCGCCGAGCTGGCGCGCGCCAAGGAGAAGCTGCGCGCGATCAAGGCGCGGGTGCAGgccgagcaggaggaggcgcggcgcgaGGCGGCTGTGCTCCGGGCGAAGGTGGCGGACCTGGAGAGGGGCGGCGAGGAGACGGCTGGTGCGCTGGCTGCAGAGATTGCGGAGCTGCGGAAGGCGAACGCCGCGCTGGAGGAGGAGAACTTGGAGCTTGCCCTCAGGCTGCAGGATGCACAACAGGCTGCGTCCTCTGTTGATCCAGTTCTTGAGGTAATTGGCTTAACTCATGTCTTCAGTAAAATTTAATCTTTACACAGTACATTATCTAAttattaaattttttttctgaattatTAGATGCTATTTTGTTAGTTTATAATAGCGTGATAAACCCGTTGAAGATGGTACCTTGCAAAACGATTGAAAAATGAGTAAAATATAGTTAATGGAAGTAATTTGGTCCACGAGGTTCAAATGGATGCTTGCATTCACCATATTTATGCGATTTGCATCTGTGCTGGTGAAGTGCCCTTTGTCATTCCCTTATGTTGGGAATAAAGCTCTCTCTAAAAAGCAGAGGCTGAAATTTGTGCCAAGTTCGCCATGTCATTGTCATAGCTTTAATTTGACTTGGTTCCCTTATCAAATTAGACTACCACATCCTGGGTGGGTTTGTTTATTCCGATGCTAAAGTCATGGTTAGAACCTTCTGCTACTGAATTATTGGCGTTGAGCACGAATTGGTCATTTTCGCCGTTGAATTATATTGCTTAAACAAATTAATCTTCTTTCTCCCTGACTAGCATATGCTGAACGTGATGGGTCATAAACTTCTCCGTGCACCTTGCTCAACCATAGTTTGTTACTCCTTCAAGACCTTTCAAATGCTCAAAAGCCAAAGAAAATTGCTATTTTACTCTTCTACACAATACCCGACTTTTCCTTTGATTCAATCTTCAATCCCCACCCCTTCCCCAATTCTCTTGAGATTCCTCCCCCTCGCCTCTACCTCCAGGGACGTCATGTTTCTTCGACGGGTTAGGATGAGGAATTAGGGATTTTAGAGGTTATGTTTGAGGGTCGAGGAGGAGGCAACTTGCTCCAACGGTTAGGACAAGCACAACAAGGATCCGGAGGCGGGAGCCGACAGAGTTGTGAGTGTAGGAGAGAGGGCGAGGGCCAACACATATCATACATAATGTACGACGATGTTGCGAGTGGAGCAGGGAGAAAGAAGACTAGAGTGAGAAGAAATAAGGAGAAACATTGGATTACATGACGATAAAGATCAAGGATTTAAAATTCAGATTTGTGAGGAGGGTGAAATGGAGTACAAATTCATGTCAAAAGAAGGGAATACAATTCTTCCATAGTTCTAGCATGCGGGAGATTGCCTTTCTTCAGTTCTGCTTGCAAATTTGTCAGAGCAGGCAGATGACTCCCTCGCAATTACATTCACTTTCTTATGCAAAATTTGATATTCCCAAATGAAGAAATATGTTCTGTAGCTATCACATCCCAGGTCTCAGGCTTTAAGCAGCATAAGCAGTTAAGCACACACCAAATAAAGGAGGAGCGTTCCCACAACAGAAAGAAGCACGTGTAGTCAAGCAACATGCCACTTTATTAGTGCCATACGGCTCTGCTCTAAATTAGTTTAGTTAAGCTTCCCAAACTGCTATCCTGGAAACATCCTAAGCTTTGTTCCAAGTGGTAATCGGAACATTTCTGCACTTGATCTTCTGGACGTGCCATCCTGAGGCTAATCTTGTCCTTTTCTCCGCATGCAGGAGGACATGGCTGAGGAGGCGAGGTACCTGAGGGAGAGCAACGAGAGGCTGACCAGGCAGATCGAGCAGCTTCACAACGACCACTGCGCGCACGTCGAGGAGCTCGTCTACCTCAAGTGGGTCAACGCCTGCCTCCGCCACGAGCTCCGCGACCATGACGGCCACCCCACTACCGAGCAACAGGACCACCACCACGATGAcaacgccggcgccggagacCTGTCGGCCCTGGAGCTGAGCAAGAGCATGAGCTTCCGCTCCAGCGAGAGGGCCAAGCAGCTGATGCTCCGGTACGGCCACCCCGGCCTCGAAGGCTTCGACCCCGCCCTCTTCTCCCCGCTGCACGAGTCAGTcgatggcgatggcgacgaGCGGTCGCCCGCGCGCAACTACTACGAGCCGGAGCGGAGCCCTTATGCTAGGTCGGAGAAGACGATGgccgcctctgccgccgccggtagcgcggcggcggcgccagggaaGAAGGCCGGGCCGCGCAAGCTCAAGTTCCTGGGCAACATCAAGAAGCTGCTCCCAGGCGGCAAGAGAGGCCACTCAAGCCACGGGCACGGGcacgccggccgcgacagcagcaggaaggcgccggcgccgagcgatGAGTACCTCGAGAAGGCCATGCAGTGGCTGTCGGCCCACGACGCGTTCGACGGCGGTGACCACTCGTACGAGAGCACGCCGCTGTCGTCGTGCGCGCGCACGCCGCTGAGCAGCGTGACGACCGCCACGACGGCGGACtcgcgcgcccgcggcggcggcggccacagcGAGCGCGGGGAGACGACgacgcgggcggaggcggggccgACGATGGCACGGTCGAGGAGCGACGCCGGCAGGTCGTACGGGCGGGAGGCGAGCCGGTACCACGCGCTCAGGCCGGACCACCCGGCTGGCGGCGGGATCGAACCGGACGGGTCTCGTGCGACGGAGAAGCGTGAGCCGAGGAGGCGGTCGGAGGAGCTGAGGAGCCCGGCGGTGGCGTGATGAGGACAGGGGGCATGCATTGAGACTTGAAATTGAAAGTGATGCGCAGATGCAATCAACGCATTAACAGGAACTggcttataaaaaaaaaagggactGCAGCATGCAAAAGACAGGGTTTTTCTTGTGAATATTTGTACTCATGTTGAAGCGTGAACCTGGATCGAAAAAGTGCCATGTTGATGATTGATGACTGATGAGTCGAGAAAAGACGATGTAAGAGAAGATCCGCATCATGTTCGGATGaatgatgataacaacattttGTAGTTTTCTCCCCCATTTTCTCACTTCTTTTGTTTCGGTTTCCTTTAATTTGCCAAACTTCCTATTCTTTAATCGCCCGAAACATTGAGTGATCTCAAGCGACAATGTAAATAGAAGCTAGCCAATTTCCTCGTAGGTGCAGCAGGTgttattgtttatggttatggAGTATAGATTTTTGTAATTAATATTATTTTAATGAAAAATTGTAAATGGATGCCAAAATGAGAAAATCATGAATCTAGTAGCATGTCTGCCTATCAGGTACCGAAGAGCATAATAGCTtaatactctctccgttctaaATTTTGGAAACTGCCAATGAGTTTTACTCTTTATTTTATATGAAAGACGCAGAGAGCTGTCGTGTAAAGAGAGGTGCTAAACATCTCTCTGTTTTCTAACGTGCACTTCGTGTTTTTACAGGTAGAGACATATATATTGGTTCGACTTCGATCTCTTACAGATATTGTATATTATAGTCTCTTGTGGATTTTATATTCTGGTGATATGTGTGAGTGTTGCTTAGTTTGCGAGTTGAAATTGGACGCTACCACATACAAAACTGAAACAACACATAAAAAAGTGATCAGGGACGCCCATGTACTGAGCCCTCACACGCCTAATGCTTAACAACAGAGAAAACTGAACACAAGCATAAGCCCATACTATTCAAACCAGAAAATGGACGAAATCAGCCGATGTGGCGGGGACAAGCTCCAGTGATCAGGCCATGCAGAGCTACGAGACCGCGTGTTCTGGCTGTCCAGCGACCAGTTGCGCTGCAAACGGCCATCTTCTCCGACCTCTC
This window encodes:
- the LOC101765290 gene encoding uncharacterized protein LOC101765290, which produces MCATQQNCITPKAKFNPNTQLQRDTDLRRKKENEKGSRDTDLCFSWPAPPPQPPQGLCFGAPSWPWGIGEQGQSSPSASWTDAMVEGGDGGQAGLRFLLQFDPGRPGFDRTLLGVSLSALLSRLLGWSKDGGGQGRLSVAIAGEEGGGGGGGSGNAAMSAAALAAAVSFCLAAMYASDQRPRRAPPLPRQRRRLPAPDSAARLRALPAPDDGLRILSSNDESLENVIHGASIGAGDDEPDIVARVQMDTTTAEIVGANADDETKQDPSEQEERQELERQEHERLRELWLSLLEREQRLELRLQELEGLRAQVATLRELEGRVAAATVEERRLQLKVSTLQDENGRLRAQVEELDTARAELARAKEKLRAIKARVQAEQEEARREAAVLRAKVADLERGGEETAGALAAEIAELRKANAALEEENLELALRLQDAQQAASSVDPVLEEDMAEEARYLRESNERLTRQIEQLHNDHCAHVEELVYLKWVNACLRHELRDHDGHPTTEQQDHHHDDNAGAGDLSALELSKSMSFRSSERAKQLMLRYGHPGLEGFDPALFSPLHESVDGDGDERSPARNYYEPERSPYARSEKTMAASAAAGSAAAAPGKKAGPRKLKFLGNIKKLLPGGKRGHSSHGHGHAGRDSSRKAPAPSDEYLEKAMQWLSAHDAFDGGDHSYESTPLSSCARTPLSSVTTATTADSRARGGGGHSERGETTTRAEAGPTMARSRSDAGRSYGREASRYHALRPDHPAGGGIEPDGSRATEKREPRRRSEELRSPAVA